A single genomic interval of Lewinellaceae bacterium harbors:
- a CDS encoding ester cyclase, producing MESENLEIVKRLMDEGFGQANLAVVDRYVSEHFIEHQFGAKNGRDGLKQLISQLYNGVSDLKYNLVRSVEDGDVVWAHFRATAVHSKPFMGIPPTGKTFVLDVMDVFRIEGGLIVEHWGVPDRFAVMQQIGMFERKEKVS from the coding sequence ATGGAAAGTGAAAATTTGGAGATTGTAAAAAGACTGATGGATGAAGGTTTTGGTCAGGCAAATCTGGCCGTCGTAGATCGGTATGTTAGTGAGCACTTTATTGAGCATCAATTTGGAGCTAAGAATGGCAGGGATGGGCTTAAACAGCTCATCAGTCAGCTGTATAACGGAGTGAGCGACTTGAAATATAATCTCGTTCGCAGCGTTGAGGATGGTGATGTGGTGTGGGCTCATTTCCGGGCCACGGCGGTACATTCCAAGCCATTTATGGGTATTCCACCGACAGGTAAAACGTTCGTACTTGATGTTATGGACGTATTCCGGATTGAAGGCGGTTTGATTGTTGAGCATTGGGGTGTCCCGGACCGGTTTGCAGTCATGCAGCAAATTGGCATGTTTGAAAGAAAGGAAAAGGTCTCCTGA
- a CDS encoding EVE domain-containing protein, with product MIKEEFSWVETHKQLTEFLRTKENSQNELIQILKSVGIGPLNDKTGDGEHDTELNEIDPFTFFCYIYKYGTKRRLSYLQKIAETLNINKPQGESGIPSAQAQKVWLFPYKYERKNNEVKRLWSFFHKAISNTISENDFQDVLQIRSTGKTKLTEALFYINPGKYLPINGPTKPYLKEVLGIDPKFNTYKEYTDILSRIKEKTEIPFYELSYEAWRWNDERKKVNYWIFQGNPKEFDFETALREEILTDWTVSAHKDKIKVGDKVILWITGDQSGCYALAEVTSEPHQKTTSPDDHLWKGEDKSSLKADIKVTHNLVDNPILSGEIAGIEELSNLKVGNQGTNFSATEEEYQAILDLSSNNNEKQYWLYAPGENAYLWDEFYQEGIMALGWDEIGDLSQFKSRDEIKKALVNAYGGTGSKINDVSANDDFLNKVKIGDVIIAKKGRGELLGYGIVTSDYIFDKTRNNYQKTRKVDWKIKGNWKVDFSLVLKTLTDITKYKSDHPDYNKYYERLLGIIGIWNSPKDYRQEFTNWLTIKYGENSGTTNSYLKAIDILSGILDKELFKVTDNSYLDSLYNDLIKEQKNQEGKYYHPKSPSYGSNGFYSASIKSYREFLKTINQSVTLNKDYDMKFPLNTILYGPPGTGKTYNTVLRAAEIIENRKFDSYNEALEIFKANLHDQIEFITFHQNYSYEDFIQGLRPDTENDKQLTFERKDGVFKVISDRALKNITASEQPPVAKKTFEETFNAFVNPLVEGEVEEIEVKMKKVSYFITTITNKSIEFRKTSGGTEHTLSISTLRKMYDAESVLDIQGLSSYYSPLLDELLKIGKDSSGKKEVVHKKNYVMIIDEINRANISRVFGELITLIEPDKRSHGTIPLEARLPSGDPFIVPSNLFIIGTMNTADKSIALLDIALRRRFEFESMYPKYEIEGQEIYDVEILQKINEQIIKTKGHDFQIGHAYFMGENNDLVQRMNKKVIPLLLEYYMNDEKEVKGILQSSGLVIEENSWPLRITGTND from the coding sequence ATGATAAAAGAGGAATTTTCTTGGGTCGAAACCCATAAACAACTAACAGAATTTCTTAGGACAAAGGAAAATTCTCAAAATGAATTAATCCAGATTCTTAAGTCAGTTGGAATTGGCCCACTTAACGACAAAACAGGCGATGGTGAACATGATACAGAATTAAATGAAATAGACCCTTTCACTTTTTTTTGCTACATCTATAAATATGGCACGAAAAGAAGATTGAGTTATTTACAGAAAATTGCCGAAACGCTAAATATAAATAAACCACAAGGTGAAAGCGGAATTCCATCTGCGCAAGCACAAAAGGTATGGTTGTTTCCATATAAATACGAAAGAAAAAATAATGAGGTAAAAAGACTATGGTCGTTTTTTCATAAAGCTATTTCAAATACCATCTCAGAAAATGATTTTCAAGATGTTCTTCAAATAAGAAGCACTGGTAAGACAAAATTAACAGAAGCTTTATTTTATATAAATCCTGGAAAGTATTTGCCAATAAATGGTCCTACGAAACCTTACCTTAAGGAAGTTCTAGGTATTGATCCCAAATTCAACACATACAAAGAGTACACAGATATTTTATCTCGCATCAAAGAAAAAACGGAAATTCCTTTTTACGAATTGTCATATGAGGCTTGGAGATGGAATGATGAGAGAAAAAAGGTTAACTATTGGATTTTTCAAGGTAACCCAAAAGAATTCGATTTTGAAACTGCATTACGTGAAGAAATCCTAACAGATTGGACTGTTAGTGCTCACAAAGACAAAATAAAAGTTGGTGACAAAGTAATATTATGGATCACTGGTGACCAATCTGGATGTTATGCACTTGCCGAAGTAACTTCTGAGCCTCACCAAAAGACAACTTCCCCAGATGACCACTTGTGGAAAGGCGAAGATAAAAGCTCCCTAAAAGCAGATATAAAAGTAACCCACAACCTAGTTGACAACCCAATTCTAAGTGGAGAAATTGCTGGTATAGAAGAACTGAGCAATCTAAAGGTTGGAAACCAAGGAACTAACTTTTCTGCAACTGAGGAAGAATATCAGGCAATATTAGATTTATCCTCAAACAATAACGAAAAACAATATTGGCTTTACGCACCTGGCGAAAATGCTTACTTGTGGGATGAATTTTACCAAGAGGGTATAATGGCGCTGGGTTGGGATGAAATTGGGGATTTATCGCAATTTAAAAGCCGTGATGAGATTAAAAAAGCTCTAGTCAATGCATACGGTGGTACAGGTTCAAAGATAAATGATGTTTCCGCTAATGATGACTTTCTTAATAAAGTCAAAATTGGTGATGTAATCATTGCAAAAAAAGGAAGAGGCGAATTACTTGGATATGGCATAGTTACATCAGACTATATCTTTGATAAAACCAGAAATAATTATCAAAAGACAAGAAAGGTTGACTGGAAAATCAAAGGTAATTGGAAGGTTGATTTCAGCCTTGTTTTAAAGACACTAACGGACATTACGAAATATAAATCTGACCACCCTGATTACAATAAATACTACGAAAGGCTATTGGGTATAATTGGGATTTGGAATTCCCCAAAAGACTATCGTCAAGAGTTTACAAACTGGTTGACAATTAAATATGGAGAGAATTCAGGAACTACCAATTCCTATTTAAAAGCTATCGATATTTTATCTGGAATACTGGATAAAGAGTTATTTAAAGTAACAGATAACAGTTATTTAGATTCCCTTTACAATGATTTAATTAAAGAACAGAAAAATCAAGAGGGTAAGTATTACCATCCAAAATCACCTTCATATGGAAGTAACGGTTTTTACTCGGCTTCTATAAAATCATACCGTGAATTCTTAAAAACCATCAACCAATCGGTTACACTTAATAAGGATTATGACATGAAATTTCCACTAAACACCATTTTGTACGGCCCACCTGGCACTGGGAAAACATACAATACAGTGCTAAGGGCAGCAGAAATTATTGAAAATAGAAAGTTTGATTCTTATAATGAAGCACTAGAGATTTTCAAAGCCAATCTTCACGATCAAATTGAATTTATAACCTTTCATCAAAATTACAGCTATGAAGACTTCATCCAAGGTCTCAGACCTGATACGGAAAACGACAAGCAACTTACATTTGAAAGGAAAGATGGTGTTTTTAAGGTTATATCAGATAGGGCATTAAAAAACATAACAGCTTCGGAACAGCCTCCTGTTGCCAAAAAAACATTCGAAGAGACATTCAACGCATTTGTAAATCCTCTAGTTGAAGGTGAGGTAGAAGAGATTGAAGTAAAAATGAAGAAAGTATCTTACTTCATAACGACAATCACTAACAAATCAATCGAATTTAGGAAAACAAGCGGAGGCACAGAGCATACATTGAGTATATCAACTTTAAGAAAAATGTATGATGCTGAATCTGTCCTAGATATTCAAGGTCTTTCATCATACTATTCTCCACTTTTAGATGAACTTCTTAAGATTGGCAAAGACTCATCTGGCAAAAAGGAAGTTGTTCATAAAAAGAATTATGTCATGATTATTGACGAAATAAACCGTGCAAACATTTCAAGAGTTTTTGGTGAGTTGATTACGCTTATTGAACCTGACAAGCGTTCACATGGCACAATTCCTTTAGAGGCTCGATTACCTTCTGGCGATCCATTTATTGTTCCTTCCAACTTATTCATAATTGGAACTATGAACACGGCCGATAAGTCTATCGCGCTTTTAGATATCGCTCTTAGAAGAAGATTTGAGTTCGAGTCTATGTATCCAAAATATGAAATCGAAGGTCAGGAAATCTATGATGTAGAAATTCTACAAAAGATCAATGAGCAAATCATTAAGACAAAGGGACATGACTTCCAGATAGGTCATGCATATTTTATGGGGGAAAACAATGATTTAGTTCAGCGTATGAATAAAAAAGTAATTCCACTCCTTCTTGAGTATTACATGAATGATGAAAAAGAAGTGAAAGGAATTCTTCAGTCATCCGGATTAGTAATTGAAGAAAACTCTTGGCCATTAAGAATCACGGGGACGAATGATTAA